The following coding sequences lie in one Rutidosis leptorrhynchoides isolate AG116_Rl617_1_P2 chromosome 4, CSIRO_AGI_Rlap_v1, whole genome shotgun sequence genomic window:
- the LOC139843347 gene encoding protein TRAUCO-like, producing the protein MNDLQATYKDDHDDDNSTNTTTSDINPPMPDPKPEVTTTTVDETLTVPINTTTTITTTTSTTSATPDTDSGTKDDPIASEELSDIEPNPKGSPNFTKIISSEDDIEDNDEPVAKKHKSISSLAPEPEDEDMFVDAAAATPVTPMPPAIEKPSSKKSTNSKKKKSKSKANSVWTKPASRKGKKRTKSTTTATAQTEDSVLITPIHRYVDKNDDSAEMNICLSKVFKAEKVELSEDRLSAGSCKGYRMVRATRGVMDGAWYFEIKVVSLGETGHTRLGWSTEKGDLQAPVGYDGNSYGYRDIDGSKVHKALREKYGEEGYVEGDVIGFYINLPDGNEYAPKQPQLVMYKGQKYAYAADAKEEPHKVVPGSEICFFKNGICQGSAFKDLNGGRYYPAASMYTLPHQSNCVVKFNFGPDFEAFPEDFGGRPMPTPMVQVPYHGFVGRVQNGSPLGPTRLCPMLKVVDEKDH; encoded by the exons ATGAACGACCTTCAAGCAACCTACAAGGATGATCATGACGACGATAATTCCACCAACACCACCACCTCCGACATCAATCCACCAATGCCGGATCCAAAACCCGAAGTCACCACCACCACCGTCGACGAAACCCTAACCGTTCCAATTAATACAACCACCACAATTACCACCACTACATCTACCACCTCTGCAACTCCTGACACCGATTCCGGCACCAAAGATGATCCAATTGCATCTGAGGAGCTCTCGGACATTGAACCAAACCCTAAAGGCtcacccaatttcaccaaaatcatatCTTCTGAAGACGATATCGAAGATAACGACGAACCTGTAGCAAAAAAACACAAAAGCATATCGTCACTCGCACCGGAGCCTGAAGATGAAGATATGTTTGTTGATGCAGCTGCGGCGACACCGGTTACGCCAATGCCGCCAGCGATTGAGAAGCCTAGTAGTAAGAAATCTACCAACAGTAAGAAGAAAAAGAGCAAGAGTAAAGCAAATAGTGTGTGGACGAAACCAGCTTCGCGAAAGGGGAAAAAGAGGACCAAAAGTACCACAACTGCTACTGCTCAAACAGAGGACTCTGTTTTAATTACACCGATTCATCGATATGTCGATAAGAACGATGATTCTGCGGAAATGAACATTTGTTTATCGAAGGTTTTTAAAGCTGAGAAAGTGGAATTGAGTGAAGATAGGTTGAGTGCAGGTAGTTGTAAAGGGTATAGAATGGTTAGGGCTACTAGAGGTGTGATGGATGGAGCTTGGTATTTTGAAATCAAGGTTGTGAGTTTGGGTGAAACAGGGCATACTAGGCTTGGATGGTCGACTGAAAAGGGGGATTTGCAGGCGCCAGTTGGGTACGATGGGAATAGTTATGGGTATAGGGATATTGATGGGAGTAAAGTGCATAAAGCTTTGAGGGAAAAGTATGGGGAGGAAGGATATGTTGAAGGTGATGTgattgggttttatattaatttgcCTGATGGAAATGAGTATGCACCGAAGCAGCCGCAGTTGGTTATGTATAAGGGGCAAAAGTATGCTTATGCTGCTGATGCAAAGGAAGAGCCTCATAAAGTTGTGCCAG GAAGTGAAATATGCTTTTTCAAAAACGGAATTTGTCAAGGGTCTGCCTTCAAGGATCTCAATGGTGGGCGTTACTATCCTGCTGCTTCAATGTATACTCTTCCACATCAGAGTAATTGCGTCGTCAAATTCAACTTCGGCCCTGATTTCGAAGCTTTTCCGGAAGATTTTGGTGGACGCCCTATGCCAACACCGATGGTTCAAGTTCCATATCATGGCTTTGTTGGGAGAGTTCAAAATG GCAGTCCTTTGGGTCCCACTAGATTGTGCCCCATGCTGAAAGTGGTGGACGAGAAGGACCATTGA